The DNA segment CGCGCCGTCACCCCCGCACCGGCCGCACTCACGTGGGCCGACGCCGGCCCCTACGAGCTCACTGAGGGCACCCGCATCATCGTCGACGGCGACGCGGGCACCGCTCCCGACCTGCTCGCCGACCTGCTGCGCGAGGCCACGGGCCACCCCGTCCCGGTCGTCGACGCGAGCACCGACGGCACGGTCGCTGCTGCCGACGCCGACGACATCGCGATCACCGTCGACCCCGAGGCATCCGCCCCGGTGCCCGAGCCGGCCCCCGCGGCCGGGACGGGCCGCGACGAGGCCTACGCGCTCGAGACCGGCGCCGACGGCGTCGAGCTCACCGCACGGTCGGCGGCCGGCGCCTTCCTCGGCACCCAGTCCCTTCGCCAGTTGCTGCCCGCGGCGATCGAACGCCCCGGCGCGGACGCGCCCGACGGCGGATGGACCGTGCCCGCCGCGTCCGTCGCCGATCGACCGCGATTCGCGTACCGCGGTGCGATGCTCGACGTCGCCCGCCACTTCTTCCCCGTCGAGGGCGTCGAGCGCTACCTCGACGCCCTCGCCCTGCTGAAGGTCAACGTGCTCCACCTGCACCTCACCGACGACCAGGGCTGGCGCATCGCGATCGACGGATGGCCCGAGCTCACCGGCATCGGGGCGTCGACCTCGGTCGGCGGCGACGGCGGCGGGTCGTACAGCGCCGAGGACTACCGCCGGATCGTGGCGTACGCCGCTGCGCGGCACATCACGATCGTGCCCGAGATCGACCTGCCCGGGCACACCAACGCGGCACTCAGCGCGTACCCCGAGCTCAACCCCGGCGGCGTCGCGCCGCCCCCGTACGAGGGGTTCGAGGTCGGGTTCTCCTCCCTCAGCGCGGCGCCCGAGGAGGCCGAGGCGACGAACCGGTTCCTCGCCGACGTCCTCACGCAGGTCGCCGCGCTGACACCCGGCCCCTGGCTGCACGTCGGCGGCGACGAGTCGCATGCGACGAGCGAGGAGGACTACCTCGACCTCGTCGGCCGGATCACCGCCACCGCGGCCGCGACGGGCAAGACGGTCATGGGATGGCACGAGCTCGGCGCCTCGGGCGACCTGCCCGAGGGAACGATCGGCCAGTACTGGAACTTCGTCGAACCCGAGGCCGAACCCGAGGAACTCGCGCACTCGATCGTCGACCAGGGCGGGAGGCTCGTGCTCTCGCCCGCCGACGTGGCCTACCTCGACATGAAGTACGTCGACGACCCGCCATCGCCTCAGGGCCGACGCGTCGGCCTCGAGTGGGCGAAGGGCGCCACGACGCTCGACGAGGCCTACTCGTGGGAGCCGACCGAGATCCTCCCCGGAGTCGACGAGGCGGCGATCCTCGGCATCGAGGCGCCGCTCTGGACCGAGACCCTGCGGGACATCGACGAGGTCGAGTTCATGGCGTTCCCCCGCATCGTCGCGATCGCCGAGATCGCCTGGTCTCCGCGGCCCGCCGGCGGCGAACGCGATCACGACGGGTTCTTCGATCGCGTCGCGCTGCTCGGGCAGCGCTGGGACGAGACCGGCACCGCCTACCACCCGGTGGGCGGGGTGCCATGGGTCGGATGAGGGGCTTCTCGCGGCCGACGCGACGACCGGCCGACGGACGGTCTTGGATGCGCGCGCCGCGTATCGTTGGCCGGGTGACCGAAGCCACCACCGTCATCCATTCGGCCCGCCTCGTCTCGGGAGCCGACACCGTCTCGGACGCCTGGGTCCGCTTCGAGGGCGACCGCATCGCCGCACGCGGCCTCGGCGAATCCTGGCGTGAGACGCCCGGACTCGAACGCGGCGACGACGTCGAGGTGACGGATGCCGCCGGCCGCTGGCTCGCCCCCGGATTCATCGACATCCACTGCCACGGCGCGGGCGGCGGCGCCTTCGACGCCGGCGACGACGCCATCGCACGCGGCCTCGCGGTGCATCGCGCCCACGGCACGACCCGCACCGTCCTCTCGCTCGTCACGGCCCCCGTCGACGCGCTCGCCGAGCGCGTCGCCACCATCGCGCGGATCGCGTCAGCCGACCCGCTGGTCCTCGGAGCCCACCTCGAGGGACCCTTCCTCGACCACGAGTTCCGGGGCGCGCACGACCCGGGGCTGCTCCGCCAGGCCGACCGCGCCGCGGTCGACCGCCTCCTCGACGCCGCCGACGGCACGCTGCGCCAGATCACGATCGCACCCGAGCACGATGGCGCCGCCGACGCGATCGCACGCTTCATCGACGCCGGGGTCGCCGTCGCCGTCGGGCACACGGGCGCCGACTACGAGACCGCCCTTCGGGCATTCGACGCCGGAGCGAGCATCCTCACCCACGCGTTCAACGGGATGCGCGGCATCCACCACCGCGCGCCCGGCCCCGTGGTGGCCGCAATGCACGCCGATCACGTGACGCTCGAGATCGTGAACGACGGCGTGCACGTGCATCCGGACGTGGTGAGGCTCGCCTTCTCGGGCGCACCGGGGCGCGTCGCGCTCGTCACCGACGCGATGGCCGCCGCCGGCGCCTCCGACGGCGACTACATCCTCGGCGCGCTCACCGTCCATGTGCGCGACGGCGTCGCCCGACTGGCCGACACCGGATCCATTGCCGGGTCGACCCTCACCCAGGACCGCGCGCTGCGCCGTGCCGTGCTCGACAGCGGCATCCCGCTCCACGCCGCGATCGAGGCGCTCACCGTGACCCCGGCAGCGGCGATCGGTCGTGCGAGCGACCTCGGCCGGCTTGAGCCCGGCTACGCGGCCGACGCGGTCCTGCTGGACGACGACCTCGCGGTGACGGCGGTCTGGGGGGCGGGCACCCGCCTCGCATGACCCCCACGGGCGGGCGGGAGACCTGTTCCCCTTCGTCTGCCCGCCCTGCCCGTTCCATCGGTCCGCGACGACCCCCGCGCGAACCGGCTCGGCCGCTCGCGATCCGGGCCGCCGGGGCGCCCACTCGACCCCCTTCGTCGATCACGGTCGCCCACCTGAGAGATGCGGACCCGGGCGGATCATGACGCGACTTCCGCGTCGGATTTCCTCGAACTGGGCGAGGGACCCTCGACCGGGTTGAATGGTCTCGACCCATCCCCCACCGCGCCACCTCTCCCCGAAGGCGCGCGAACCGGCGCCCGAGAGCGCACAGTGAGGAGCACGACGTGGGATCCCCACCCACCCGCCCAGCGGACTCCGACCTGCTCGCCGCGACCCGACGGGGCGACCGCGAGGCCTACGCCGAGCTGTGGCGGCGGCACGAGGCATCCGCTCGCACGGTCGCGCGATCGCACTCGAGCTTCGACGCCGACGACCTCGTCGCCGAGGCGTTCACCCGCGTCTACGAGGCGATCCGGGCGGGCAACGGCCCGACCGCGGCGTTCCGGCCCTACCTGTTCACGACGCTCCGCAACACCGCGGCGGCCTGGGGCCGCGCGGGTCGGGAGCACCCGCTCGACACGCTCGACGAACTGGCCGATCCCGCCACGGACGACGCGGCCCGGCTGATGGCACTCGACCGATCCGACACCGCGGCGGCCTTCCGCGCGCTTCCGGCCCGCTGGCAGGAGGTGCTCTGGTACGCGGAGGTCGAGCGCATGACGCCCGCGCAGTTCGCTCCGCTGCTCGGCATGTCCTCGAACGCGGCAGCAGCGCTCGCCTACCGGGCGCGCGAAGGGCTGCGCCAGGAGTGGCTCCGCGCGCACCTCGCACAGTCCCCGCGCGACCGCGAATGCGGCTGGGCGCTCGACCGCCTTCCCGCCTTCCAGCGCGGGCGGCTGCGCAGGCGCGACACCGCCAGGCTCGAGTCGCACCTCGACGGCTGCGACGACTGCACGGCGGCCGCCCTCGAGGTCCGCGAGGTCGGCTCGCGGCTCGCAGTCGTGCTGCTGCCGTTGGCAGCCGGAACCGCGGCCGCGACCGCCTACTCGGCGTCGCTGGAGGTGGGCGCGCCGGTTGCGCTGGCCGCGGGCGCCGGGGCGGGCGCCGGAGCCGGGTCGGGCGCCGGGGCGGGTGCCGGAGCCGGGTCGGGTTCCGCGACCTCCCTGGCCGGTGCCGGCACGAGCAGCGCCGCCGCCTCGCCGGCCGTCCTCGTCGGCGCCGGCGTCGGCGGCGCACTGCTCGTCGCGGCGACGGCGGCTGCGCTCCTGCTGCCGGGGCTGACGGCGACGGCCCCGGAGTCCCGGCCCGCGGTCGCCGCCGAACGGGCGGCTCCCGCACCGGCCACCGAATCCGAGACCCTCGCCTCGGCCCGACCCGATCCGTCGCCCGAGCAGGTCCCGATCGGCGAGGGTTCCCCGCGCCACGAGGCCCCCTCCGCGCCCGCCGAGCCCGCTCCCGCTCCCGCGCCCGCGCCCGCGCCCGAACCGACGCCCGAACCCGAGCCCGAACCGACGCCGGAACCGACGCCGGAACCCGAACCCGAGCCCGAGCCGGAACCCGAGCCCGAGCCCGAGCCGGAGCCCGAACCCGCCGACGCCCCAGCGCTGGTCGTGGCGGCGCACGGCTCGCGCCTCACCCTCACCCTCACCGGGATCCCCGGTGCGGAGGTCGAACTGCTCGCCGACGGCGTCCCGTTCCTCACGGTCACGCTCGACGCGTCGGGCACCCGCGTCGTCGAGCTGCACGCGCCCGGAAACCACCGGTGGACCGCCGGGGCACGCTACGCCTGACGCGCGGCACCGCACGACGCCGCGCCCCTACGCCCGCGCGACCGCACCCGCCCGTCCGCGCGCCGCGCGCGCGGAGGCGACCACCACGACCGCGGCGACGACCAGCAGCGCCGCATACGCGACCGGCACCGACGCAGCGCCGAACGCGCCGAAGAGCAGGCCGCCCACGAGCGCGCCGCCGCCGATGCCGATGTTGAACGCGGTCGTGTAGAGCGCGCTCGCGGCATCCCGGCGATCGGGCGGCGCGGCCTGCAGCAGCCGGGTCTGCAGCAGCGGCGGGATCGCCCCGAACGCGAAGCCCCACACCGTGTAGGCGATGATGCCCGGCCAGAGCCCGGGCTCGGCCGCGATGGCGACGAGGGCGATGGCGAGCACCGTGATCG comes from the Agromyces marinus genome and includes:
- a CDS encoding family 20 glycosylhydrolase translates to MHRRIVAILCVAAVTLPLAGCAPGAESPPGGARAVTPAPAALTWADAGPYELTEGTRIIVDGDAGTAPDLLADLLREATGHPVPVVDASTDGTVAAADADDIAITVDPEASAPVPEPAPAAGTGRDEAYALETGADGVELTARSAAGAFLGTQSLRQLLPAAIERPGADAPDGGWTVPAASVADRPRFAYRGAMLDVARHFFPVEGVERYLDALALLKVNVLHLHLTDDQGWRIAIDGWPELTGIGASTSVGGDGGGSYSAEDYRRIVAYAAARHITIVPEIDLPGHTNAALSAYPELNPGGVAPPPYEGFEVGFSSLSAAPEEAEATNRFLADVLTQVAALTPGPWLHVGGDESHATSEEDYLDLVGRITATAAATGKTVMGWHELGASGDLPEGTIGQYWNFVEPEAEPEELAHSIVDQGGRLVLSPADVAYLDMKYVDDPPSPQGRRVGLEWAKGATTLDEAYSWEPTEILPGVDEAAILGIEAPLWTETLRDIDEVEFMAFPRIVAIAEIAWSPRPAGGERDHDGFFDRVALLGQRWDETGTAYHPVGGVPWVG
- the nagA gene encoding N-acetylglucosamine-6-phosphate deacetylase, which encodes MTEATTVIHSARLVSGADTVSDAWVRFEGDRIAARGLGESWRETPGLERGDDVEVTDAAGRWLAPGFIDIHCHGAGGGAFDAGDDAIARGLAVHRAHGTTRTVLSLVTAPVDALAERVATIARIASADPLVLGAHLEGPFLDHEFRGAHDPGLLRQADRAAVDRLLDAADGTLRQITIAPEHDGAADAIARFIDAGVAVAVGHTGADYETALRAFDAGASILTHAFNGMRGIHHRAPGPVVAAMHADHVTLEIVNDGVHVHPDVVRLAFSGAPGRVALVTDAMAAAGASDGDYILGALTVHVRDGVARLADTGSIAGSTLTQDRALRRAVLDSGIPLHAAIEALTVTPAAAIGRASDLGRLEPGYAADAVLLDDDLAVTAVWGAGTRLA
- a CDS encoding sigma-70 family RNA polymerase sigma factor — protein: MGSPPTRPADSDLLAATRRGDREAYAELWRRHEASARTVARSHSSFDADDLVAEAFTRVYEAIRAGNGPTAAFRPYLFTTLRNTAAAWGRAGREHPLDTLDELADPATDDAARLMALDRSDTAAAFRALPARWQEVLWYAEVERMTPAQFAPLLGMSSNAAAALAYRAREGLRQEWLRAHLAQSPRDRECGWALDRLPAFQRGRLRRRDTARLESHLDGCDDCTAAALEVREVGSRLAVVLLPLAAGTAAATAYSASLEVGAPVALAAGAGAGAGAGSGAGAGAGAGSGSATSLAGAGTSSAAASPAVLVGAGVGGALLVAATAAALLLPGLTATAPESRPAVAAERAAPAPATESETLASARPDPSPEQVPIGEGSPRHEAPSAPAEPAPAPAPAPAPEPTPEPEPEPTPEPTPEPEPEPEPEPEPEPEPEPEPADAPALVVAAHGSRLTLTLTGIPGAEVELLADGVPFLTVTLDASGTRVVELHAPGNHRWTAGARYA